In Anticarsia gemmatalis isolate Benzon Research Colony breed Stoneville strain chromosome 5, ilAntGemm2 primary, whole genome shotgun sequence, the following are encoded in one genomic region:
- the LOC142973282 gene encoding cuticle protein 19-like: MYAKIFLVVVVLAAVSAMPQHGHKHEHHHEPAYSSQKLIQHHGHAEKILVDGHAKYEFAYEVKDPHTHDIKRHHESRHGDVVKGEYSLHQPDGTIRVVEYSSDKKTGFNANVHQKGHAKHIVPEHHHHH; the protein is encoded by the exons ATGTACGCCAAA atcTTCCTGGTCGTAGTCGTGTTGGCTGCAGTGAGCGCGATGCCTCAACATGGTCACAAACATGAACATCATCACGAGCCTGCCTACTCTTCACAGAAACTTATCCAACACCACGGACACGCTGAGAAAATCCTTGTCGAT GGCCACGCTAAGTACGAGTTCGCGTATGAGGTAAAGGACCCTCACACTCACGACATCAAGCGTCACCACGAGTCACGTCACGGTGATGTCGTGAAGGGCGAGTACAGTCTGCATCAGCCCGATGGCACCATCAGGGTCGTCGAGTACAGCTCTGACAAGAAGACCGG ATTCAACGCTAACGTGCATCAGAAGGGTCACGCCAAACACATCGTTCCTGAACATCATCATCACCACTAA
- the LOC142973280 gene encoding cuticle protein 19-like: protein MYAKIFLVVVVLAAVSAMPQHGHKHEHHHEPAYSSQKLIQHHGHAKKILVDGHAKYEFAYEVKDPHTHDIKRHHESRHGDVVKGEYSLHQPDGTIRVVEYSSDKKTGFNANVHQKGHAKHIVPEHHRHH from the exons ATGTACGCCAAA ATCTTCCTCGTCGTAGTCGTGTTGGCTGCAGTGAGCGCGATGCCTCAACATGGTCACAAACATGAACATCATCACGAGCCTGCCTACTCTTCACAGAAACTTATCCAGCACCACGGACACGCTAAGAAAATCCTTGTTGAC GGCCACGCTAAGTACGAGTTCGCGTATGAAGTGAAGGACCCTCACACTCACGACATCAAGCGTCACCACGAGTCACGTCACGGTGATGTCGTGAAGGGCGAGTACAGTCTGCATCAGCCCGATGGCACCATCAGGGTCGTCGAGTACAGCTCTGACAAGAAGACCGG ATTCAACGCTAACGTGCATCAGAAGGGTCACGCCAAACACATTGTTCCTGAACATCATCGTCATCACTAA
- the LOC142973283 gene encoding cuticle protein 19-like encodes MYAKIFLVVVVLAAVSAMPQHGHKHEHHHEPAYSSQKLIQHHGHAKKILVDGHAKYEFAYEVKDPHTHDIKRHHESRHGDVVKGEYSLHQPDGTIRVVEYSSDKKTGFNANVHQKGHAKHIVPEHHHHH; translated from the exons atgtacGCCAAA ATCTTCCTCGTCGTGGTCGTGTTGGCTGCAGTGAGCGCGATGCCTCAACATGGTCACAAACATGAACATCATCACGAGCCTGCCTACTCTTCACAGAAACTTATCCAGCACCACGGACATGCCAAGAAAATCCTTGTTGAC GGCCACGCCAAGTACGAGTTCGCGTATGAAGTGAAGGACCCTCACACTCACGACATCAAGCGTCACCACGAGTCACGTCACGGTGATGTCGTGAAGGGCGAGTACAGTCTGCATCAGCCCGATGGCACCATCAGGGTCGTCGAGTACAGCTCTGACAAGAAGACCGG ATTCAACGCTAACGTGCATCAGAAGGGTCACGCCAAACACATCGTTCCtgaacatcatcatcatcactaa
- the LOC142973284 gene encoding cuticle protein 19-like codes for MYAKIFLVVVVLAAVSAMPQHGHKHEHHHEPAYSSQKLIQHHGHAKKILVDGHAKYEFAYEVKDPHTHDIKRHHESRHGDVVKGEYSLHQPDGTIRVVEYSSDKKTGFNANVHQKGHAKHIVPEHHHHH; via the exons ATGTACGCCAAA ATCTTCCTCGTCGTAGTCGTGTTGGCTGCTGTGAGCGCGATGCCTCAACATGGTCACAAACATGAACATCATCACGAGCCTGCCTACTCTTCACAGAAACTTATCCAGCACCACGGACACGCTAAGAAAATCCTTGTCGAT GGTCACGCTAAGTACGAGTTCGCGTATGAAGTGAAGGACCCTCACACTCACGACATCAAGCGTCACCACGAGTCACGTCACGGTGATGTCGTGAAGGGCGAGTACAGTCTGCATCAGCCCGATGGCACCATCAGGGTCGTCGAGTACAGCTCTGACAAGAAGACCGG atTCAACGCTAACGTGCATCAGAAGGGTCACGCTAAACACATTGTTCCtgaacatcatcatcatcactaa
- the LOC142973281 gene encoding cuticle protein 19-like produces the protein MYAKIFLVVVVLAAVSAMPQHGHKHEHHHEPAYFSQKLIQHHGHAEKILVDGHAKYEFAYEVKDPHTHDIKRHHESRHGDVVKGEYSLHQPDGTIRVVEYSSDKKTGFNANVHQKGHAKHIVPEHHHHH, from the exons ATGTACGCcaaa ATCTTCCTCGTCGTAGTCGTGTTGGCTGCAGTGAGCGCGATGCCTCAACATGGTCACAAACATGAACATCATCACGAGCCTGCCTACTTCTCACAGAAACTTATCCAGCACCACGGACACGCTGAGAAAATCCTTGTTGAC GGCCACGCTAAGTACGAGTTCGCGTATGAAGTGAAGGACCCTCACACTCACGACATCAAGCGTCACCACGAGTCACGTCACGGTGATGTCGTGAAGGGCGAGTACAGTCTGCATCAGCCCGATGGCACCATCAGGGTCGTCGAGTACAGCTCTGACAAGAAGACCGG aTTCAACGCTAACGTGCATCAGAAGGGTCACGCCAAACACATCGTTCCTGAACACCACCACCATCACTAA